From the genome of Mastacembelus armatus chromosome 5, fMasArm1.2, whole genome shotgun sequence:
tttaatttaaccaCAAACATAAAGAAGACTAAACTCATATCTGTCAGTTTACTTAGAAATCTTAGCCTCaattaggttttaaatattatgGTGCTTTACAACAAATTGCACTGTTGACACTCATCTCTAGATTAATGCTCCTAATATTCATGATGTACTTTGTAATATGGAGTCAAATCACAGAAGAATTCACACCTACAAAAAAATGCTTGACGTGATTTCTTTGCCCAGCTCAtgctcatgttttctctctaCCTGTGCAAGAGGCAAGAGATatactgttttactgtgttaGGACAAAGGCAAGTGACACTAGCACTTCTGGTAATTGTGGCGTGCTTCAAACGTACTTCTCTTTAGATGTGGGGAATTACAGGCCGTGGTGAAAATGGCTGATCTACATTGGGTCCCAAGTTATTTTTAGAGCTCTTGTTGCCTGGGTTACAGGAGACACACAACTCTAGCCAATATACAGCTATAATCCCTTCTGAGTTGACGATGGTGGAATGAGAGGGGTGGGGGTTAGTTAGTGGTTTGGTTACAATTTTGACAAATGAAGTAAACTGAGGTAAACTTGGCCTGAAAATCGTGGCTTGCTCAGTCTGTTTGTATAGAGTCATAGAAAcgtttcattattcattttaacaCGTCATCCTcaagtccccacaatgtgagtagTGATTTTAATAGCTGTAATTTAAGcgtgtgctgtgttttttggCTTACAAGGTCATAAATTAGATTAAAGTTATTTTTCCTCCCTGCTGGATTTTACGATCCCTTTAAATGTTGAAATCTTATTTTGCTCCTGTGAAATCAAACGTCTTTTTTGTAATGGCTtcccaaataaataattgtatTGTACAACGACTCAACATTGGAGATGTAAACTTCTTGGCTTATTGTTGACCCAGGaagaaaacataaagaaaaacacaaacataaacaacaagACAGAAAAGTTATAGGCCAAAGTCAAACTTTGTCATCTGGACTTTAATGACCTTGGTTAATGTTTGAACTCTAACTGTGAATTTATTGGTGTATATAAAATGTTCTCGACCTATGTAAAGCTCGTGTAACAGTATTAGTATTAGGTTAGGTGTTAGAAATTAGTTTATTATCAGTTTATTGTCTAATGGCTGAGGCAGATGTAGAGCCAGATGACCCTCATTAGATCCAATCAGTCAACTCTTCTCTTTTCTAATGTCCATCCACTGTTTCTAAGATGGCTGCCTAGCAACCTGCTAATAGTAGGCTTATAGACAACTAATGTAGCCAATGTTGTACCATCACATTTGTTAGACGCTGGTTCACCCTCTTCCAGTTTTATTTAGAGCAAACATTTCCTCAGACACAGACATGTTCGAGTGCATAGACTAAATATACACTGTCAGGTCATTTATAGCCATGCTAATCAGAAGAGTTGATGTGATtttgctgcagcagcttttttGTGTCACTGCATACATAAAACATATCTTGAGCTAGAACTGTCAAGTGATGTCAGTAATGCCAAAGGTTTGTGCGTTTCTGGCCACAGGTTTGTGGTTTATAATGCTTTTGTCTTGAAAACACCAAATAACTACTGTTACTGTTTATGCAAAATGTTTGCCTATGTTATATGTGATTCTGTACATAAAGATGCAGACGTGTTACCAGATACACAGTTTCTGATATGGGATGAATTTGTTTTGACCTCGAATTGAGTCGACTGTGATTGTTGTACATGTATTGgagcaaaaaggaaaataaaacacaacagggcaaaatgtataaatacataaaaataagagTGATGCTTGAGACATGAGAAAGTTAAAAGGCTTtcttaaataaatgtgttatgTTTTGAGAAATTTAATGTGGATTCAAGAATGAGTAGATCTAGTTTCACCTACATGTATGTCAGATGTCCATTTTCTAATTTGCTGACTTCTGCTGTATTTTTGGACACCCCGTTTGACCCATGGGTGCTGACAGTTTTCTGTCCACTCTACCTCACCATCCTCTCAAATGCACCTGCACAGATATCCAGCTTAAATACAGTAACTCAGCACCATGTACCTAACCTTCTGTAatcatgtgtgaaaatgtttgcttGAGCTCACATGCTGACACACGTGTCTGCTTACTGGGAACGTGTAATCCTTCACTAGGTCCTTACACACTGAGGTGAGGATGAATGTGAATGAAGTGTCCATGCATTGTTACAATCTGAATCAGTCATTGCTGTAGTGCAGCATGAGGTctggctgacacacacatttacctcTGGTGCAGCTTAGACAgggtgttgtttttgtctttctacCTCCAAGTCAGCTCATTAACCTTTATATGGACATGGATAGTCCAGGtactgtggtaaattaaatgaACTTCTGCTAGACAAACAGAGTGCATGATTATggtgaaagagagaaacagaaaagaaagttgGGTATAGTGCACCTGGGTATAGTGTTTCATAGTATTCACAATATGCCACCTGAGTTCtaagaatttatttttctgtaaaacaaGCACCAGTGCCTCTAAAGACAATCAGATACATTTGTCTAAAAAAGTTCAAGTAAAGAACTCTATGAATCTGACCATATATTCAACAATAAGCTCTGGACACTGGACAAAGCTTGAACACTCTTTGATTTGATTGTGTAAAAAAATAGTTTAACACCCATTCTCATATTTATCACAATTACCTTTAAATgcccccattttttttttttttttaaagtagatgGGTTCAAACAAATATTATGTCCCTTCATGCCATAAAACTGTTGTTTCCTGGTGCAAGAAAACAGACTCACAAGACTCACAGACCCACCATAATTACAATGAACTAAAGGTCCTAAAGGAGCAAACCTCATAAAATGCTCCCAGTAGAAATGCAAGTGAGCTGGTCATTATCCCCCATAGTCATAGTTAAACAGGAaatgggaaataaataaaagatgtttacagtgtcattttttttactgaatgttAATATTATGTCATCCATGACCCTTTTTGTTTGGCTAAATTGAAACAGAAATTGAGTGCTAATAGCATGTgttttacagatgtttgttaTGGTACATGTATAGTAACAGCACAAACAGAGTAGTAAGTGAAACACCAGTTTTGATCTGGTGAGTCATCTTCCCACCCCTTTCGCTGCACCCACGGGTCTCAAGGGGCAGCTCAACACATAGTTCAGCCAATTAGGGACTTGCATGCCACCACTCAGCATAGCCTCCTGTACAGTCATTAAGCAGCGAATGTAATTTTTGGATAAAGCTGCAAAAACTGATTTTCCCCCCTATAGGGCAGGATTTTAAACTCTCAGGGGAACATGCCGCTTCAATGTCTAAATGAAAATGGCTGGTAGAATAATAGGTATTAAGAAGAATGTAATGAACAACTTAATTTCATGTCTTCGTTCTCTTCTCGCCCTCCTCACAGAATTAAACATGCCAACATTGTATCTCTAGAAGAGATATTCGAGAGCAAATCACACCTCTACCTTGTCATGCAACTGTGAGTATTCACATATGTGTGGGTTTTGTgtgatttgtctttgtctgaTGTGTGTTTCAAACGCCCTATTTGTGTTGTCACCCACACATAGCATATCGCATGCCATTAATTGCACTCTGTaacgcacgcgcgcgcacacacacacacacacacacacacagaaaagtcaaCACTGCGCTATGCCTACTCATGTGCACCAGTGGGGAGTTCGCCCTCACACCTGCAGCCTGTCAGCCTCACTCCCACCTCAACGCCTGaaatgtcagagagagagagaacctgAGAAAGAGCTGATCAGGATCAGGAGCACTATTAAATGAGAGGTTTCTGAAAATACCAGTCCTTTATGTGCTAATCACATGTTAATCAGAGGCAAATCTTAGaaacaggagacagagagggagggtcTACATTTATCAAAGGAAGAACTGGTGGGAAATGTTGAGTACTTGTGTTTTCCATATTAATTTGTGAAAGATACTGCATTCCCTAGCAATATATTTGTGTCCCCTCCTAGTAGTTTTGTGTTAATATGTCACTACAGTTTGTGTTCTCTTTAATTCATGATTTTACACCCAGTGCTTTATCACAGTAATGGATGTGCTTACTCAGCTTTATGTTAACTTGACCTACTGGCGTCAGAACAATGTTGCAAGCAGATGTGAAAACTTATGAGGGAAGGCTAATGTATCATGAGGGAAATGAAAGGTGTGCAGACAAGGTGACACAGGGGACAACTTAGCTATGATACACAGAGGCTGATACATGATACATGacttttgttcttcttttgctttgttgtgtcTATATCCGTTCCCCCATGCTTATTTTTGATTTCTTTCCCTTGTTCagggtgagtgagtgagtgagtgagtgagtgagtgagtgagtgagtgagtgagtgagtgagtgagtgagtgagtgagtgagtgagtgagtgagtgagtgagtgagtgagactAGAGGATCTAATAAACACACCCATACATTTAGCATATGTTCCTCAGACAGAGTGGAGTCTCCATCTAGTGGCATCTTAGTCTAATATCAAGCAGACTTTGCCACAATGGTTTCATTCATTCCACATTGTGCCATTTTAtgtctgtatgtatatatttgtttgttatcGACATATTCATGAAGCCAGTTCCATTATTATAGTGTTATAGCAGGAGTTTGAATGAAGTGTCTCTTCtctgtgtaaatactgatttaCTTTTAATCCTGTTGTTCAAGAATATGTTCACGCTAATATCGTTACATTACCCCTAGTCATGCTTCTGCTACTACTCCTCTCTTGTGTCACTCAACAAATCTTTATTATgcactttattgaataaacatGTCCCTCCTAACACAGGGTTTCTGGTGGGGAACTCTTTGACCGTATCATAGAGAAAGGTTTCTACACTGAGAAAGATGCCAGTAAGCTCATACAGCAGATTCTGGACGCTGTCAAATATCTCCATGACATGGGCATCGTGCACCGGGACCTTAAGGTTAGTTGAGGATCAGACATGTGAAGAAAAGTTTGTTAATTTGTACTATAAATTCTGAAAAAAGTGCTGACCAtgttttctcagtgtgtgtaATTTTCCATTATTGCATGGCTTTGCTGATAATAAACAAACATTGACCACATTGTTTACATAATCCTGTTTGCATATAATCCTTTCTGGAAATTAGTATTTACTGTGTGCttacatgtgtttatgtggtggtgctgatgtagatgtttgtgcatgtgtgtgtttaggaaaGACTTTGCATGTATTTCCATGACAACCCTTTATATACACCCCTGGTTTTGGGGTTGTTCTTCCCTACTAGCCAGAGAACCTGCTGTACTACAGCTTGGAGGAAGACTCCAAAATCATGATCAGTGACTTTGGTTTGTCCAAAATTGAAGACTCTGGGAGTGTGATGTCGACGGCTTGTGGAACACCTGGATACGTTGGTAAAGAAGACTGACCCTGTGTTAGACTTGAAAACATTATTACAGACAGTTTTACACAGTGTCATGTATTACTATATAGCATAActatattgtttattattgttttgccACAGTTTCATTATTGCTAATTGTAAATAGGTTATGAGGCAAAGcaaaaaaaactgaatggtTAAAAACTGTATAAAGGTATATTTATAAAGGGTAAATTCAGTGTAGCAGGACAAAAAACATTACGGTCACATTGAGTGTGTTATTTAAGATGAGTGACTGTGAATGTCTCATACATGTAGATATTCATCAGATTTGATTAGtttattttaacagattttagcccagtaaaaacactgacactgggTGGTTTGTGTAACCTACAGTAGCTGGCAGTGGTTTGTAGGCTGCATGTTTCCAGATTTAAATAGGCAAGGTACTTTTAGTATTAGTCTGTATTAACTGAATTGTTCTTCCAGCCCCTGAAGTCCTGGCTCAGAAACCCTACAGTAAAGCAGTGGACTGTTGGTCTATTGGTGTCATAGCCTATATTCTGTGAGTACACCTTAAAGACATGGATGAACTCAGGATGAATAGATTTCTTTCCTGGAAATTCTGCACTGACGCAATATTTTAATAGATAACTAATAATCACAATGATCATGATTGCTTCCGTGTTTTGAATTAAAGATGCCTGTTCTCTGTTGTGTTATCGCAGGTTGTGTGGTTACCCTCCGTTCTATGATGAGAATGATGCCAAACTGTTTGAGCAGATCCTGAAGGCAGAATATGAGTTTGATTCTCCTTACTGGGACGATATCTCTGACTCAGGTTATCAGTACATGTTAATTCAGTCCTTCCCCTGATAAACCTTGTTTTTTACGTGCTACAAAATTGTGATTGCCTACAGTGCAGTGCTAATGTGAAAATTTTATAGTTGGATTATCTTTCCCAAGGTTATCTtagaatgcattttttttctaataaatactgaaataatATGAAGAGCCAGATGCAGCATTATATCATTCTTAAATGACTGAACTGCCTCACTTAAAAcataactaagtacatttagtCAACTGCTTAGTATAGAATaggaaaagagttagtctggctggccaggctcaGAGCGCTCATCCAGAGGGAAAAACTCCAACACTGAGTTGGGCAGCCAGGAACTTGTTGAAACTTTAAATAAGCTAAGAACAAAGAAGCTTAAAAACAGTTGTCAGTGTGGAGAacactaaaatgtgttaaaaatgaaaactgacagAGGTGATCTTTCATCCAGAATCTGTGTTGGTCTTTATGTACCACATCAAGCTTTTCCCTGTTTACACAGAATGATGTTTCAGCTTTTCCAAGCAAGTAAATATTTTGTCCAGTCCCTAGTGATTACCTTGCAGGTGTTCAGCCCATAAGCCATGGCAGTGATCCCATGTTGATTTTTGTTCCAGTACCATCTCTTGGGCTAGATCCCTGTTTCCCTGTTCTGGGCAAAAAACTCTCCAACCTTTAGAACAAATTACACAACTGAGGCAGCACCCTGTTTTCTTGGATTATGGGAATTACTTCAAGATTtgtttcatcttgttttttagTAGGTACAGACTGGATCATTATTAAATTAGTATGCTGGATCCAAGTGATGTTGTAGCCTGGTCccccataaataaataaactgtgcaaactctgtgcagatggtaatttttttaaaactttctttttcattgtagCTAAAGATTTTATAGTCCACCTGATGGAGAAAGACCACAACGTACGTTACACCTGTGAGCAGGCACTGCAGCATCCCTGGTACTTCAGTGATTTGACTGTTTATCTAGTCTAGCTGGACAAAATAATACAACCCTTAGTGccaattaaatgtttttaagatgGTTAATTTTATCACTGTAGTTTTACAATAATTACATGGCACATGTATTCTTGCATACAGTTTCATTATTCTTCTTTTCGTCAGGATTGCTGGGGACACCGCTCTGGATAAGAACATCCATGAATCTGTTAGTGCTCAGATCAAGAAGAATTTTGCTAAGAGCAAGTGGAAGGTAAGTCACACGTCCAGtttatcttttatatttttatattcttgATGTATTTGCATGGTTTATCTCTCGTTTAGTATAAATGGAAAGCACACAATTTGATCCTGGTCTTGATCTGAAATTCAGGGTTCTTCCAAAGTACATCTTTTTCTAATTTTCAAGAcagggtttttgtttgttagaaACAGTAAAGATTTAGGACCTCCACAAGTCATCACGTCAGGGGTTTCCAAGCTGTGGGTCAGGGCCTCCTCAAAGTTTGTGAAATGAATCTCTGAGGATCACAAGACCAGTCTGGTGCTGaaataaattgtttatttttattgaatttctTTCATCTTTGCTCTTTTCTAGCAAAATACAGCGCAGTTAAACTTTTCGGGCTTCTAAAAGCTACTGAAATTAGTCTGAGAAGAACCACTTACGACTCAGAGAAGTGCATCCTGTTCTGAGCAGTAACAAGTAGATCCTGTACAGCTTCACATTAAGCAAACAGCTTTAGGGAGCTGTCTCCATCCCAATAAGTCGACTTTCAGTTTCTGATGAACAGGATTGTACAGTTTTCAGTTTCTATGTTGCATTTGTACCTTTTCCTGTGCAGCAAGCGTTCAACGCCACAGCAGTGGTCCGTCACATGAGGCGTCTCCAGCTTGGCACCAGTCATGAGGGACCTAGCCCCCCCCTGCCCAGCCCGTGCCGAACTCATCTGCTGATGCCAGAGGAAGCTGCAGGTGCCAGCTGTGGTTTTAGTTTTCGAGTTATTAGTTTATCTCACACATGCAGCAATTCAGACTTTGATGACATTTTGGTGTACCATATTTTTACTGACTTTAATGTCAGAATGCTACAGCACTGATGTCatgtgtcttttctctctcagagGCTTGTTGTGAGGGAGGCTGCTCCCAAAATGTCGAAGGTGGTGCAGAACCTCTGTCTAACTGCACCTACCGCTGCCACCCGACCAGCAGGGTGTGATCCCTGCACCTGCTCCACTTACATGTTTAATAATTCCTACTGACTTTCCAATTTTAAACCCCTCGGTGGAACCAGAGGCACCATCTCCACCTTTATCTGGTTAGGAATACAGCATCATTCCGGCCTCTCGCCTGCAGGGGGAGCAAGCCTGTCCAGCCAGAGAAGGAAAATAGGTTGAAaatgaggagaaggagggagactTGATGATAAAGATaatattgatgatgatgatgatgatgcaccAGAGGGAATCACTTTTACAGTCTGGGCTTGCAGTTTGAGATGAGGTGAAATGGGTGAGATGATACAAAGGAAAGAGGGGAACATAATTGTCTCCACCAACATGTCAtggggattttttttctgaagcagGACGGAGATTGTTGgacactgttttcattcatgaTCTTTGATTCATCCTGACTGATTGTTTTATTGcctattgttttatatatttttgtctttttatccTCCTACTGTTAGACTTGGGATTGTAAATCCAGAAACAATATCTGCATGATCAGGAGAGAATTTTCCCCATGCATGCTTTGCTCTCTTTAAAATATACCTTTTCGCAGAAATGCAGCATTCAAGTACGGTGCAAATGATGAGTGTTGTGTGCAAAGTTGTCAATGTGAGAAGGCTCAGAGCATTTTGATAGGTTGCAGTATTTGAAATGAAACTAAATCAGATCTTTTAATTTACAGACCTACATTCTGTGTCTTTAAATTGTGCTTTTAGACAATCAGTGAGAGAATAGTTTATGCAATGAAAACCCCATCTGTCCACTAtgtagtcttttttttattgcaatatAGTGTATCCATGGAGCATCACTGCTCTTTTTTCATCCCCAAACCCCTTTAACCATTCGAGTACAGGGATATATCTATGTCTAAGGTGCCTTTAGGATAGACGGTATGATGGGTTTATTTTTGGGTAacatctgaaatatttttttgtcttattttccaGCTCAAACTATCTCtgtaactttttattttgtatatcacattttccactttgaaatgcagtgtaaggctttttgtctgtgctgtaaTCTCAGAAAGGAGCCCTGCATATATACTGCACACTGCCATTATTGTCTggcatattttgtttttcacaaaatcaactctgaatgaaaaaagaacaatattaaatattactaGGGAAAATTAACTATTTTTAAAAccttaaacatttaaaagatttaCCAGAAGTCACAATTATTTAAGTAGatccttttttttccagaaatgtttttatagctTTTGACATTTCCCATAAGTCACACATATTAAAGAACTGTGTACTAATttgcacagtaaaaaaacagctgcttgaCTAGGATGATTTAATAGAGTAAAATTTAAAGTTtgtatgaatgaaaaaaaattgacatgTATCTGTGTCCATGAACCACATCACCATAcctcttttacattttacagggACATTTTGTTTAGACACAGCCTGAACCTGGATTGAACCATGTGAATGTGCATCAGGTTGACTCACTTCATCTTTACTGTACATCCATCAGTGCTTtttatgcttgtgtgtgcatggataGTCTAATATATATTCTGTTCATTTTACATCATTTCGTTCATTCTGCTAAAAGGTGTCTattgacaaaaaacaaaatgttgacCCTTATtggcttttattaaaaaaatcctCTTATGTAAGTTGCTTTGTGGGAATATTGTCAAATAACAGATGTAGAGGAGCTTTATGCACATCGTGAATCCTTTATTCAGCGACTCGCGGCTCTCAAAGGCAGGTTAATCCAGCCTCTAATCAGAATCAGTTTCCTTTTAAACTCTTTGCTCTCTCTTCCATTCAGCAGTATAGACATTTGGTATCATGTGATTTGATACTGATTACATATGTTTGCATGATGTGGCTTGAAATTTGTGAATCCCAGATTAACAATGTGTAGTGTGCATACTGCTTGTGATAATGTTACAGCTTGTAATGAGACAAGTAGTGGTAAAAGAGATTATCGGATGTTTTTGTCAGAGGTTCAAATGTCTCTTTAAAAGTTTGTCATGCAGATGACAAAGTTCAATGTGCTGCTTCAAAAAGTCTTTAAGCTTTATTCTTCTTGCTCTATTGGGTAAGCGTTGTAGTGTATTTGGACAATAATGTAACTGGTGACTCCAAACTGTACAGTGTAGTTGAAAGATTGACTATTTTTTCAGGAAATTTTCAGTGTGAATTGTTTGTACATCATGAATTACTCTGACAGTGAAACACCAGAAAAGCACAGGGAAGCTGACACATTGTGGCAGTGATTGTTTGCTTAATGTAGGCCAAATGACAATATCACAATTATTGCCAAGATAATGAAAGTAGTATTGCCACAAACACCAGTCATTGgttgtttttcctgcagtggTTTAGCTCCCATACTTTGCCTACTGATGAGTCATTTTATTactaaaatacagtttttacgTACTCTGTAATCAGTTCCAGGAAAACTCAAATTAAAGTCTTATTTCCAAtgcaaaaacaagagaaattAAGTTTTTATCGCAAACAAGTGAATCCAAAACTAAGGCAAAGAATGTGGAGTAACctggaaaatgaaaagtaaagaaaaaatgaaattccAGTGCAGTGATGCAATTCATAATGAAATCCACAATCATATCCCATTACCTCACCTTTGACCACCTTGGTAGGAAAATATCAGGAATGATATTAGAATTATACttagattagaaaaaaaaggtgCTCAACTACAGGGTCTTTTGATAAATTGCCACATATTTTGCACTAaaaattatcatttttacagcacataCATTTCATCCATAGGTTTTACAGcattaaactaaacaaaagaGATGATTTATGTAAAAGGTCTTTCCTTGGATTGTTCATTAACCACTTGTGGGAAATGACCAGTGTGTGGTAAAATTTGTTGTACAAATGAGTATTTGTACCATTTCTATTTTGCCTtttaataaatgctgttttgGGCTAAAGTATCTACTGTATACACAGATGCAATGCATCATGGGTTGTTAAAAAGTGAACACTGCTCAATGTGAAAGCCAGTGACTTGTGCTTGGAACAGATCTGTAAGTGAAACACATTAAAATCTTTGTCTATGCATTATGGAACTGTCTGAGTCCATTGTGAatgaaaaaagatatttaacatTAGATGCCAAAAATGTATCACAACAATTTAATAGgtttaaatgtgtaatttacAGGAAAAGAAGCTAAACCACACCCAAACCTTTAAGTcaatttaaactgaaatgaaaactaGTCTAAGCCAGGTTAGTGACCCTTTTAAGAGAAATAGtaattttgccattttattattacattatttattcaaCATAATAAACTAAATTATTAACACATCTATAGGGAAAAAAGTAGTCAGTCAAGTATCTATATCCACATTTACTACATTTAATTTCTTCAAATAAGATATTTCTATGGCATAAATTCACTGTATTACCTCTTAGTTCAGATTTAGCCTACACTCTTGCTTTATACTTAGAATGAATGTGTTGGGTTTTTACATTACTGTCAcccaacaacaataataataatgaatggTCAAATTCTGCAACTGCTGATTTCATGAAATTGTTTTGCGGCTTGAGAGGTTTGTCACCAATGTTAATTTCATAGTCAACTACAGTAGGCCTCGCTTGGCTTCTCCAAGAATGCTGGGTAATTGAGGCTTGTGGTTTGGCTGCTGAAGCATTGCCCTGGAGAAGACTATAGCGCATGTGGTGGTCAACCTCAGTGAGGAGACAGTAGACACAGTAAAAATTATGTGGTCAAACCAAGAACAAGGAGCCGATTCAAAATAACGTAGGAGCAATTATATAGATCAAAAAGTAGTAGAATTCAAAGATGCAGGTGGTGATTTGAGGTGAAAGAGTGGAAAAAATAAGTGAAACAGTACAATGAAATCAAGGATGGTCAACCCATATTTTTAAAGCTATTAATATATCTTCATGCCCAGGTTTaatttctctaaaaaaaaaacaaaaggtgctCACAACAGTTGCACTTAATCCACACCCTCTTCCCAGAATGACTATggagtaatgtgtgtgtgcttgcatagAAAATTAAACTTGATTGACTCAACTTCAGTGTTTTCAAGATGATTTATCTGAATCGTGTCAGTAATTTAAACCTTTAACAAGCACCAGATGGAAAATGCTTTATATAGTAGTTGGTGTCACATGAAATAGGTACAAATCAGCAACACACCTACTGTGAGTGCATTCAAAAATTTGAATCTGAGCAGGAAGGAGAACTGCTTCCACCTTCTGGTCAGGAAGAGCTTTACATGTCTgcctttattttatatatatattattggCAGACATGCTATCCCTAAATTTCTGACATgatttgagctaaatgctaacatcactAGAATAGCCTCAAAACTACAGTGATAACATGCTGCTAATATTATCTTAACATTCACCATGACTTGGACAAAATGTTTTGACCTTTTGATGGcactgggaggaggaggaggtaagggatcaatatttttacagtttcttaGAAGAAAGACAAATATCTGCATGGAATTAAACAACAGCTCAGCCAACAGTTGTTGACACATTTCAATTGAAGCCACAAATATTTCAGAGCTGACCAAAGCTGTGGACCAACAAGCATTACCATAGAATACCACTGAATACCAATTCACTTTCCCACTCCACCTCCATCcagctgctgattggctgaacacaccttaTTCATATAATCAGCAGAGGGTATGGCAGGTGtaggtggaaaacaagcaggacagtgacaCCCCTGCCATAGAGCTCTGCCACTTAGTCAGGTCACTTAGTTCATTTGGCATGGTTGTACTCCAATAATTATGAAGATAACCGATAAGACTGTAGGTCAAATAACAGATAAGCTGTAAATGAGTTTATAATGACATATAAATATCATTTGTATGTTTCACCTTATGTCAAAGTGCTGAGTTAGGGTTTCATATTAAAGGTGTG
Proteins encoded in this window:
- the camk1b gene encoding calcium/calmodulin-dependent protein kinase type 1 isoform X2, encoding MTSKRPWERGVWKVCPFFWSGGALNNLSGGAFSEVVLAEEKRTQKLVAIKCIPKKALEGKENSIENEIAVLHKIKHANIVSLEEIFESKSHLYLVMQLVSGGELFDRIIEKGFYTEKDASKLIQQILDAVKYLHDMGIVHRDLKPENLLYYSLEEDSKIMISDFGLSKIEDSGSVMSTACGTPGYVAPEVLAQKPYSKAVDCWSIGVIAYILLCGYPPFYDENDAKLFEQILKAEYEFDSPYWDDISDSAKDFIVHLMEKDHNVRYTCEQALQHPWIAGDTALDKNIHESVSAQIKKNFAKSKWKQAFNATAVVRHMRRLQLGTSHEGPSPPLPSPCRTHLLMPEEAAEACCEGGCSQNVEGGAEPLSNCTYRCHPTSRV
- the camk1b gene encoding calcium/calmodulin-dependent protein kinase type 1 isoform X1, with translation MPLGEDCHAWKKKTTDVKEKYDFKETLGTGAFSEVVLAEEKRTQKLVAIKCIPKKALEGKENSIENEIAVLHKIKHANIVSLEEIFESKSHLYLVMQLVSGGELFDRIIEKGFYTEKDASKLIQQILDAVKYLHDMGIVHRDLKPENLLYYSLEEDSKIMISDFGLSKIEDSGSVMSTACGTPGYVAPEVLAQKPYSKAVDCWSIGVIAYILLCGYPPFYDENDAKLFEQILKAEYEFDSPYWDDISDSAKDFIVHLMEKDHNVRYTCEQALQHPWIAGDTALDKNIHESVSAQIKKNFAKSKWKQAFNATAVVRHMRRLQLGTSHEGPSPPLPSPCRTHLLMPEEAAEACCEGGCSQNVEGGAEPLSNCTYRCHPTSRV